A window of the Dongshaea marina genome harbors these coding sequences:
- a CDS encoding diguanylate cyclase → MEEATHLGDPSRFSDSEKVIRTLYKITSDYEHGLAHQVQELLKLGCERFDLEIGILSHCEDNVYTVLHCHCPEQVPLNPGDQFDFEETYCSITLNANAPTGFEHMGESDYNTHPAYKKFQLESYIGIPVFLKGETYGTLNFSSPVPRERKFSEIDIDALKLMGIWIGNELERHQRQLELESSLQQIRLAEQMFRQGIEASPSAMLMINDKGVITFANQQAERLFEYSAGELQGQVVEILIPPSIRGRHPKLRNKFFKSPSTRPMGLGRHLLACKRSGDEFPVEVGLNLIETPQGMLILCALNDLSERKQYEAQILEKSRELEQANQKLFEQNTTDELTQVGNRRLLSLELETYLLLSQRGKRTLSAIMLDLDNFKSFNDTYGHPLGDQALVALAQSLKSTARRGDLITRYGGEEFTVILPDTDEQGAIESAERFRQAIAAIDTLPIGITASLGVSTMAPKRDAPIEPLQSQLLHEADKALYQAKKSGKNQVCHFRRDLIR, encoded by the coding sequence ATGGAAGAAGCAACACACCTGGGCGACCCATCCCGGTTTAGTGACAGTGAGAAAGTGATCCGCACACTGTACAAGATCACCTCAGATTACGAGCATGGTCTCGCCCACCAGGTTCAAGAGCTTCTCAAGCTCGGCTGTGAACGCTTTGATCTGGAAATAGGGATCCTCTCCCACTGCGAAGATAACGTCTATACAGTGCTGCACTGCCACTGCCCGGAGCAGGTTCCCCTCAACCCGGGTGACCAGTTCGATTTTGAGGAAACCTACTGCTCCATCACCTTAAACGCCAACGCACCAACCGGCTTCGAGCATATGGGAGAGTCAGATTACAATACCCACCCTGCCTATAAAAAGTTCCAACTCGAATCCTATATTGGGATCCCGGTTTTTCTCAAAGGTGAAACCTATGGCACTTTGAATTTTTCAAGCCCGGTCCCAAGAGAGCGTAAATTCTCCGAGATCGATATTGACGCTCTTAAGCTGATGGGGATCTGGATCGGTAATGAACTGGAACGCCACCAACGCCAGCTGGAGCTTGAGTCCTCACTCCAGCAGATCAGGCTCGCAGAGCAGATGTTTCGCCAGGGCATAGAGGCTTCTCCCAGCGCTATGCTGATGATCAATGATAAGGGAGTCATCACCTTTGCCAACCAGCAGGCGGAGCGTCTGTTTGAATATTCTGCCGGGGAGCTCCAGGGACAGGTCGTCGAGATCCTGATCCCTCCCTCGATCCGGGGCCGCCACCCCAAGCTAAGAAATAAGTTTTTCAAATCCCCTTCCACCCGGCCCATGGGGCTGGGGCGTCACCTGCTCGCCTGTAAACGAAGCGGGGATGAGTTCCCGGTCGAAGTCGGCCTCAACCTCATCGAGACACCTCAGGGGATGCTGATTCTCTGCGCCCTGAACGATCTCAGCGAGCGCAAGCAATACGAGGCGCAAATTCTGGAGAAATCCAGGGAGCTGGAGCAGGCCAACCAAAAGCTGTTTGAGCAAAACACCACGGATGAACTCACTCAGGTGGGCAACCGCCGTCTGCTCTCTCTTGAGCTTGAAACCTACCTGCTGCTGTCACAGCGGGGTAAACGCACCCTTTCGGCCATCATGCTGGATCTGGATAACTTCAAAAGCTTTAACGATACCTACGGCCATCCCCTGGGGGATCAGGCCCTGGTTGCACTGGCCCAAAGCCTCAAGAGTACCGCGCGCCGCGGCGATCTGATCACCCGCTATGGTGGGGAGGAGTTCACCGTCATCCTCCCGGATACCGACGAACAGGGAGCCATCGAGTCTGCAGAGCGCTTTCGTCAGGCGATCGCAGCCATAGACACTCTCCCCATAGGGATCACCGCAAGCCTTGGGGTCTCAACCATGGCCCCCAAGCGTGATGCCCCGATCGAGCCCCTACAAAGCCAACTGCTGCATGAGGCCGACAAGGCCCTGTATCAGGCGAAAAAAAGCGGCAAGAACCAGGTGTGCCACTTTCGACGGGACTTGATCCGCTAA
- the apt gene encoding adenine phosphoribosyltransferase, with protein sequence MKQQTRELIQSSIRAIADYPKPGIIFRDITSLVEDAAAFKATIDELVAHYKDAGIDKVVGTEARGFIFGAPVAAELGVGFVPVRKPGKLPREVIEESYELEYGQDTLQMHKDAISEGDKVLIVDDLLATGGTAEAAVHLVRRRGGLVHDAAFVISLCDLPGEKKLQALDINVCKLVEFEGE encoded by the coding sequence ATGAAACAACAAACACGTGAACTGATCCAGTCAAGCATCCGTGCGATTGCTGACTACCCTAAGCCCGGAATCATCTTCCGCGATATCACCAGCCTGGTTGAGGATGCAGCTGCATTTAAGGCGACCATCGATGAGCTGGTGGCTCACTATAAAGATGCGGGAATCGACAAGGTTGTTGGAACCGAGGCCCGTGGCTTCATCTTTGGAGCGCCGGTGGCAGCCGAGCTTGGAGTGGGCTTTGTGCCGGTGCGTAAGCCTGGAAAGCTCCCCCGGGAAGTGATCGAAGAGAGCTATGAGCTCGAGTATGGGCAGGATACTCTGCAGATGCATAAAGATGCGATCAGTGAGGGGGATAAGGTGCTGATCGTCGATGATCTGCTGGCGACCGGTGGCACTGCAGAGGCTGCCGTTCACCTGGTACGTCGTCGTGGTGGCCTGGTCCATGATGCGGCGTTTGTGATCTCCCTTTGCGATCTGCCGGGTGAGAAGAAGCTGCAGGCATTGGATATCAATGTGTGTAAGCTGGTGGAATTTGAAGGCGAGTAA
- the dnaX gene encoding DNA polymerase III subunit gamma/tau produces the protein MSYQVLARKWRPRNFQEVVGQQHVLMALGNAIEQGRLHHAWLLSGTRGVGKTTIARILARCLNCEQGVTATPCGTCDSCLAIEAGRFVDLMEIDAASRTKVEDTRELLDNVQYKPARGRFKVYLIDEVHMLSRHSFNALLKTLEEPPPHVKFLLATTDPQKLPITILSRCQQLHLKNLSREQILGQLEYILGQEGASWDDGSLQALAKAANGSMRDGLSLTDQALACCSGALEMGAVQAMLGTLDVDYLHQLFTPLLEGDGDGLMARAREIAQLGVDFDRVHQELESLLHRAAMIQLAPAAVDREQADHQLLRRLAEALPAEQLQLYYQIALKGREELPMAPDPRSGFEMTLLRMLAFQPLAKNTGAAQPQNFSQARSQSASEGMASGAQSLFAEQQALLRQAAELTSPSEPAPAVAPPPQASAVEQSITREALESEQRQLMTELEPVATVVVEPEAKSGPQALAGSAPVAESAAMAEPELAPVNEVVQPEPAAEQTSTFDANTEQVASSEAGGLQQLLARRRQLRSFRNTSDNSDKGEAQAAPAQCSPSKEVAPRPAPFQAEMAQQSSGSQELTSVNPSDMGAQPPVEEVLQQPGAADHGVEPQVERTVSGAVTSVEDRPPWEEPLDESGVRPQAALQQPQQPQQPQQPQQPQQPQQESTAVRGRGEIAASLLAGSGDPWATLIGRSELQGRLRQLALHSVGILEESCWEIKLRPSHRHLLNERSEQEFVMILSRVLDEGHQLKVNLGAEGEGETPTELAQRLYGELCQQAVQSVEQDPGVRQLVEHFSAVLDLDSIEPR, from the coding sequence ATGAGTTATCAAGTATTGGCCCGCAAATGGCGGCCACGCAACTTCCAGGAAGTTGTGGGTCAGCAGCATGTGCTGATGGCATTGGGCAATGCGATAGAACAGGGGCGGCTGCACCATGCCTGGTTACTCAGTGGTACGCGGGGGGTGGGAAAGACCACCATTGCGCGGATCCTGGCGCGCTGTCTCAACTGTGAGCAGGGCGTCACCGCAACGCCCTGCGGAACCTGTGACTCCTGCCTGGCGATCGAAGCCGGACGTTTTGTCGATCTGATGGAGATCGATGCCGCCTCCCGAACCAAGGTGGAAGACACCCGGGAGCTGTTGGATAACGTCCAATACAAGCCTGCCCGTGGCCGCTTCAAGGTGTACCTCATCGATGAGGTGCACATGCTGTCTCGCCACAGCTTTAATGCGCTGCTCAAGACCCTTGAGGAGCCGCCTCCCCATGTGAAGTTTTTGCTGGCCACGACCGATCCGCAAAAATTGCCGATCACCATCCTGTCCCGCTGCCAGCAGCTCCATCTCAAGAACCTGTCTCGTGAGCAGATCCTGGGGCAGTTGGAGTATATCCTGGGGCAGGAGGGGGCAAGCTGGGATGATGGTTCTCTGCAGGCCCTGGCAAAGGCGGCCAACGGCAGTATGCGTGATGGGCTGAGTCTGACCGATCAGGCGCTGGCCTGTTGCAGTGGAGCCCTCGAAATGGGCGCCGTTCAGGCGATGCTGGGCACTTTAGATGTGGATTATCTGCACCAGCTGTTTACCCCGCTGCTTGAGGGGGATGGCGATGGTCTGATGGCCAGGGCCCGCGAGATTGCGCAGTTGGGGGTTGACTTTGACCGGGTTCATCAGGAGCTTGAATCCCTGTTGCACCGAGCGGCCATGATTCAGCTGGCTCCGGCCGCGGTCGACCGGGAGCAGGCCGATCATCAGCTACTGCGCCGCTTAGCCGAGGCGTTGCCGGCGGAGCAGCTGCAGCTTTACTACCAGATAGCTCTCAAGGGGCGGGAGGAGTTGCCGATGGCTCCGGATCCCCGCAGTGGTTTTGAGATGACTTTGCTGCGGATGCTGGCATTTCAGCCCTTGGCGAAAAATACCGGGGCGGCACAACCGCAAAATTTTAGCCAGGCTCGGAGCCAGAGTGCCTCAGAGGGCATGGCTTCGGGCGCGCAGTCGCTATTTGCCGAGCAGCAGGCCCTGCTCAGGCAAGCAGCTGAGCTGACCTCGCCCTCTGAGCCCGCCCCGGCGGTAGCTCCCCCGCCTCAAGCCTCCGCAGTGGAGCAGAGTATTACCCGTGAGGCGCTGGAGAGCGAACAGCGTCAACTGATGACCGAGCTGGAGCCTGTGGCGACTGTGGTTGTCGAGCCTGAGGCTAAGTCCGGACCTCAGGCATTGGCCGGGTCGGCACCCGTGGCTGAATCGGCTGCAATGGCAGAGCCTGAACTGGCACCAGTAAACGAGGTGGTTCAACCAGAGCCGGCGGCGGAGCAAACGAGCACTTTTGATGCGAACACGGAGCAGGTCGCTTCCTCTGAGGCTGGGGGCTTGCAGCAACTACTGGCTCGGCGTCGCCAGCTACGAAGCTTTCGTAACACGAGTGATAATTCTGACAAGGGTGAGGCGCAAGCAGCTCCTGCTCAGTGCTCACCATCTAAGGAAGTAGCGCCTCGTCCGGCACCATTTCAGGCGGAAATGGCTCAGCAGAGCTCTGGATCACAAGAGCTCACCTCGGTGAACCCATCTGATATGGGGGCGCAGCCACCTGTGGAGGAGGTGCTTCAGCAGCCAGGGGCTGCTGATCATGGCGTAGAGCCGCAGGTGGAGCGTACTGTCAGCGGGGCGGTAACTTCGGTTGAAGATCGCCCGCCCTGGGAGGAGCCTCTTGATGAATCCGGGGTTCGACCCCAGGCTGCTTTACAGCAGCCACAGCAGCCACAGCAGCCACAGCAGCCACAGCAGCCACAGCAGCCACAACAGGAATCAACTGCTGTGCGGGGGCGGGGTGAGATTGCGGCCTCACTGCTGGCAGGTAGCGGTGACCCATGGGCCACCCTGATTGGCCGCAGTGAGTTGCAGGGGAGGCTGCGTCAGTTGGCGCTGCACTCGGTGGGTATTTTGGAGGAGAGTTGCTGGGAAATTAAGCTTCGTCCCTCCCATCGCCACCTGCTCAATGAGCGCTCCGAACAGGAGTTTGTGATGATCCTCTCCCGGGTATTGGATGAGGGCCATCAGCTGAAGGTGAACCTTGGCGCCGAGGGGGAAGGAGAGACCCCAACGGAGCTTGCTCAACGCCTCTATGGCGAACTCTGCCAACAGGCGGTACAATCCGTCGAACAAGACCCCGGGGTGAGACAGCTGGTCGAACACTTTTCGGCGGTGCTGGATTTGGATAGTATTGAGCCCCGGTAA
- a CDS encoding YbaB/EbfC family nucleoid-associated protein: MFGKGGLGNIMKQAQQMQEKMQKLQEELAQMEVVGESGAGMVKVTMNGSHSVRRIEIDPDLLQDDKEMVEDLVAAAVNDAVRRVEEQNKSKMAEVTGGMQLPPGFQMPF; the protein is encoded by the coding sequence ATGTTTGGTAAAGGTGGATTAGGTAACATCATGAAGCAGGCGCAGCAGATGCAGGAAAAGATGCAGAAGCTGCAGGAAGAGCTGGCCCAGATGGAAGTTGTCGGTGAGTCCGGAGCGGGCATGGTCAAGGTCACCATGAACGGCAGTCACTCGGTACGCCGTATCGAGATCGATCCCGATTTGCTGCAGGATGACAAAGAGATGGTTGAAGATCTGGTTGCTGCAGCCGTTAACGATGCGGTGCGTCGCGTCGAGGAGCAGAATAAGAGCAAGATGGCAGAAGTCACAGGTGGGATGCAGTTGCCACCAGGCTTTCAGATGCCATTTTGA
- a CDS encoding type 1 periplasmic-binding domain-containing protein: MDLNFIFMLTRQDQTVTGAGEYLEKALGTGIRHIGFKDVGLPFEELKTLAQRIHQAGATCYLEVVSLDLESELRSARAAVELGVDYLLGGTHPEAVLPVIAGSGINYYPFAGRVVGHPSVLEGSVDEIVASAREIAALEGVDGLDLLAYRMRGDVDLLMDSVCRAVSKPVIMAGSIDSEPRIAAVAASGAAGFTVGTAALDGVFPTESVLDAQLEWILERSRQ; encoded by the coding sequence ATGGATCTCAACTTTATTTTTATGCTGACCCGTCAGGATCAGACGGTGACGGGTGCCGGTGAGTACCTGGAGAAAGCACTCGGGACAGGGATTCGCCATATAGGTTTTAAAGATGTGGGCCTGCCGTTTGAGGAGCTTAAAACCCTGGCGCAGCGAATTCACCAGGCGGGGGCGACCTGTTATCTTGAGGTGGTCTCTTTGGATCTCGAAAGTGAGCTTCGATCGGCCCGGGCGGCTGTCGAGCTGGGAGTGGATTACCTGTTGGGAGGCACCCATCCCGAGGCGGTATTGCCGGTGATTGCTGGCAGCGGCATTAACTATTATCCCTTTGCCGGTCGAGTGGTCGGGCACCCGAGTGTGCTTGAGGGCTCTGTCGATGAGATTGTGGCCAGTGCCCGGGAGATTGCTGCTCTGGAGGGGGTGGATGGTCTGGATCTGCTGGCCTACCGGATGCGTGGAGATGTTGATCTTCTGATGGATTCGGTGTGTCGTGCCGTGAGTAAACCGGTGATCATGGCGGGCTCTATCGACAGCGAGCCGCGTATCGCGGCGGTGGCAGCATCGGGGGCGGCGGGCTTTACGGTCGGTACTGCGGCTCTGGATGGAGTGTTTCCCACAGAATCAGTCCTGGATGCACAGCTTGAGTGGATTCTGGAGAGGAGCCGGCAATAA
- a CDS encoding substrate-binding periplasmic protein, producing the protein MRLLFPVVSIFALLGSSSSASGLPRISEISAAVGDWPPYIHCQGEKPHGLLIEIVEAAFKEQKIAISFSCYPWARAMKLTQARVHDVTFPWLKTKQRQKNFTYSIPIAPIQYVFFHLKNRSFAELGKELTEDKLRRYSIGGTFGYSYGPLLDRYDQNIGLNRAKSDVANFKKLLRGRIDLFPADFQVGYYLLSSFKPAERMQITNLPANILRKNTYLLVSRQHPDAPQLLSAFASGMQQLKEKGIEERILSRYMVPEVAALPE; encoded by the coding sequence ATGAGGCTCCTGTTCCCTGTCGTGAGCATTTTTGCCCTGCTTGGCAGCTCAAGCTCAGCATCAGGGTTACCCCGGATCAGTGAAATCTCAGCCGCGGTTGGCGACTGGCCCCCCTACATCCACTGCCAGGGAGAGAAACCTCACGGCTTGCTGATTGAGATCGTTGAAGCCGCCTTCAAAGAGCAGAAGATAGCAATCAGCTTCAGCTGTTACCCCTGGGCCCGGGCAATGAAGCTCACCCAGGCCAGGGTTCATGACGTGACCTTTCCCTGGCTCAAGACGAAACAGCGCCAGAAAAACTTTACCTACAGCATCCCGATCGCACCCATCCAGTACGTATTTTTTCATCTGAAGAATCGAAGCTTCGCTGAGTTGGGGAAGGAGCTGACCGAGGATAAACTCAGAAGATACAGCATCGGGGGAACCTTTGGTTATAGCTACGGCCCCCTGCTGGATAGATACGATCAGAATATAGGTTTAAACCGCGCCAAGTCCGATGTGGCTAATTTTAAAAAACTGCTGCGAGGACGCATCGATCTCTTCCCGGCAGACTTTCAGGTGGGCTACTACCTGCTGTCGAGCTTCAAGCCTGCCGAACGAATGCAGATCACTAATCTTCCCGCCAACATTCTTCGCAAAAATACTTATCTGTTGGTCAGCCGCCAACATCCGGATGCGCCACAGCTCCTGTCAGCCTTCGCCTCTGGCATGCAACAGCTTAAAGAGAAGGGTATTGAGGAGAGGATCCTTTCCCGCTATATGGTACCCGAGGTAGCAGCTCTTCCTGAGTAA
- a CDS encoding DUF547 domain-containing protein, which produces MLRALLLALSLFSFATLAAPAKEYWNLWVADNPLSQQTIQYPVWKSFLKSYWHEQQGQSLLDYAGVTAKDKQALNQAINRLSELQISSYNRDQQLAYWINLYNMLTVKVILQHYPVKSILDISPGVFSSGPWDEKLIKVEGQSLTLNDIEHRILRPIWNDPRIHAAVNCASIGCPDLRRAPFTGSHIDSELNQAFRHFVNSPKGVALSGSKVELSSIFKWYGKDFGSPAQMLGYISDYLENPALKKALKNPKVKLDYQKYNWQLNQLDS; this is translated from the coding sequence ATGCTCCGAGCCCTGCTGCTTGCCCTCTCCCTGTTCAGTTTTGCCACCCTTGCGGCACCCGCCAAGGAGTATTGGAACCTGTGGGTTGCCGATAACCCGCTGTCACAGCAGACGATCCAATACCCGGTCTGGAAAAGTTTTCTCAAGAGCTACTGGCATGAGCAACAGGGCCAAAGTCTTTTGGACTACGCCGGGGTCACAGCTAAGGATAAACAGGCACTCAACCAGGCGATAAACCGGCTGAGCGAGCTTCAGATCTCCAGCTACAACCGGGATCAGCAGCTGGCTTACTGGATCAATCTCTACAATATGCTGACGGTCAAGGTGATTCTGCAGCACTACCCGGTAAAAAGCATTCTGGATATCTCACCGGGGGTTTTCAGCTCAGGTCCCTGGGATGAGAAGCTGATCAAAGTCGAGGGCCAATCCCTGACTCTCAATGATATTGAACACAGGATACTGCGCCCCATCTGGAACGATCCCAGGATCCATGCCGCAGTCAACTGCGCTTCGATCGGTTGTCCGGATCTTCGTCGAGCCCCCTTTACCGGGAGCCATATCGACAGCGAACTCAACCAGGCCTTTCGCCACTTTGTAAATAGCCCCAAGGGCGTCGCCCTCTCAGGAAGCAAGGTTGAACTCTCCAGCATCTTTAAGTGGTATGGTAAGGACTTTGGAAGCCCGGCTCAGATGCTCGGTTACATCAGCGACTACCTGGAAAACCCAGCACTGAAAAAAGCACTCAAAAATCCGAAGGTTAAACTGGATTACCAGAAGTACAACTGGCAGCTCAATCAGCTAGATTCGTAA
- a CDS encoding sensor histidine kinase, which produces MSLLLIALLVFNLLAIPVAYLFLNEDFQRHEDEERNSLYAILSLSILQPIQNNDLPLLQKIVDQSMAGMADLHRVKIEDTNRQILLDQIHEEETAHDGMSLYRQPIMSQGKLYGYLTLEWEHEVFSHGMADMLKIVHWYISGALVIFAGLIFILLHFLMLRPLNKINQGLKMLTRGRKLSRSNPVYANRELQTLMETTDQLSGMLASEKKREAQLRESRHQFEDEMIISIDKFERALNDPKLTRPDKDQLIEELRQEQQRSQEKLLQTEKMASLGVLSAGIAHEINNPLSFVKSNLQRVKGYHQLLLQLANFCYRHRYDPKLELLHQKLQELEEGDLQFIMQDISPLMEESLEGVERMQEIVEGLYNFARADKGEVELLDINQLLESTLKIVWSELKDHCEITREFTELPKVQGNTGKLKQVFLNFLMNASQAIESEGVIAIRTYCDGDDAVIEVEDNGHGMSVEQQHQLFTPFYTTKPVGKGMGLGLSVSLGIIEEHDGSIEVKSEPEQGSLFKVRLPLTPECAAD; this is translated from the coding sequence ATGAGTCTCTTGCTTATCGCCTTGTTGGTGTTTAACCTGCTTGCGATCCCGGTAGCTTACCTGTTTCTCAATGAAGACTTCCAGCGCCATGAAGATGAGGAGCGTAACAGCCTCTATGCGATTCTCTCTTTGAGTATCCTGCAACCGATTCAAAACAATGACCTCCCACTGCTGCAGAAAATAGTCGACCAGTCGATGGCAGGTATGGCGGATCTGCACCGGGTGAAGATTGAAGATACCAATCGTCAGATCCTGCTGGATCAAATCCATGAGGAAGAGACGGCGCATGACGGGATGAGCCTGTATCGTCAGCCGATCATGAGCCAGGGGAAACTCTATGGCTACCTGACTCTTGAGTGGGAACACGAGGTGTTTAGCCACGGGATGGCGGATATGCTGAAAATCGTCCACTGGTATATATCCGGAGCCTTGGTGATATTTGCCGGGCTCATTTTTATTTTGCTGCACTTTTTGATGCTGCGTCCCCTGAATAAGATCAATCAGGGACTCAAAATGCTCACAAGGGGGCGAAAGCTTTCGCGGAGTAATCCTGTTTATGCCAACCGGGAGCTGCAGACTTTGATGGAGACGACCGACCAACTGTCGGGAATGTTGGCGTCAGAGAAAAAACGCGAAGCTCAGCTCAGGGAGTCTCGCCATCAGTTTGAAGATGAGATGATCATCAGCATCGATAAGTTTGAGAGGGCACTCAATGATCCCAAGCTGACTCGCCCGGATAAAGATCAGCTGATTGAGGAGCTCAGGCAGGAGCAGCAGCGAAGTCAGGAAAAATTACTGCAAACCGAGAAGATGGCAAGTCTTGGGGTGTTGTCGGCAGGGATCGCCCACGAGATCAATAATCCCCTGAGCTTTGTGAAAAGCAATCTTCAGCGGGTGAAAGGTTATCACCAGTTGTTACTGCAGCTGGCTAATTTCTGTTACCGTCACAGATACGATCCCAAGCTTGAGTTGCTGCATCAGAAGCTTCAGGAGCTTGAGGAGGGGGATCTTCAATTTATCATGCAGGATATCAGCCCTCTGATGGAGGAATCTCTGGAGGGGGTGGAGCGGATGCAGGAGATCGTCGAGGGCTTGTATAACTTTGCCCGCGCCGATAAGGGCGAGGTTGAGTTGTTGGACATCAACCAATTGCTGGAGTCTACCTTGAAAATCGTCTGGAGTGAGCTTAAGGATCACTGTGAGATCACTCGGGAGTTTACTGAGCTGCCAAAAGTTCAGGGTAATACAGGCAAGCTCAAACAGGTATTTTTGAATTTTCTGATGAACGCCTCCCAGGCGATTGAGTCTGAGGGGGTGATCGCGATTCGTACCTATTGCGATGGTGATGATGCGGTCATTGAAGTTGAAGATAATGGTCATGGCATGTCTGTCGAGCAGCAGCACCAGCTATTTACTCCCTTCTATACGACCAAGCCCGTTGGGAAAGGGATGGGACTTGGCTTGTCGGTGAGCCTTGGGATCATCGAAGAGCATGACGGGAGTATAGAGGTGAAGAGCGAGCCCGAGCAGGGGAGCCTGTTTAAGGTGCGTTTACCTCTCACTCCTGAGTGTGCTGCAGATTAA
- the htpG gene encoding molecular chaperone HtpG, with amino-acid sequence MTETVQTQTHGFQTEVKELLNLVAHSLYSNKEIFLRELVSNAADAADKLRFKALSNDALYEDNGELRVRLLIDKDNRTLTISDNGIGMTQAEAIEHLGTIAKSGTKEFFSQLSGDESKDSQLIGQFGVGFYSAFIVADKVTVRSRKAGEAATQGVEWVSDGLGSFTVADIEKADRGTDVILHLKEGEDEFLDDWRLRSIIGKYSDHINVSVEMYKEATEEQEGPDGNKIPAEPAAWEQVNKATALWTRSQNELGDEDYKEFYKHVAHDFSDPLIWGHNKVEGNQEYTSLLYIPSQAPFDMWTREQKHGLKLYVQRVFVMDDADQFMPSYLRFVKGVLDSNDLPLNVSREILQDNKITASLRKACTKRVLTMLSKLAKDDAEKYQSFWGQFGRVLKEGPAEDFANREKIASLLRFASTHNDSDLQNVSLDEYIERMPEGQEKIYFITADSYAAASHSPHLEIFRKKGIEVLLLSDRVDEWLMSHLTDYKEKQFVSVTRGELDLGNLDDKEDQEQQKELEDSFSSFIERTKETLGDKVKDVRITHRLTDSPCCVVTGDHDMSTQMMKLMQAAGQTLPQQKYILEVNPEHPLIKRVADTQDDAEFAEWLDVLLGQAQLSEQGGLEDPSVFVAQLNKLLLK; translated from the coding sequence ATGACAGAAACGGTTCAGACACAGACCCACGGTTTTCAGACTGAAGTCAAAGAGCTGCTTAACCTGGTCGCTCACAGCCTGTACTCAAACAAAGAGATCTTCCTGCGAGAGCTGGTATCCAATGCAGCCGATGCTGCCGACAAGCTCCGTTTCAAGGCGCTTTCTAATGATGCTCTCTACGAAGATAACGGTGAGCTGCGTGTGCGCCTGCTGATCGACAAGGACAATCGTACCCTGACTATCTCGGATAACGGCATAGGTATGACTCAGGCCGAAGCGATCGAGCATCTGGGGACTATCGCTAAATCTGGCACCAAGGAGTTCTTTAGCCAGCTCTCCGGTGATGAGTCTAAAGACTCTCAGCTGATTGGTCAGTTCGGTGTGGGCTTCTATTCTGCTTTCATCGTGGCGGACAAGGTGACAGTACGTTCCCGTAAGGCGGGCGAAGCGGCAACTCAGGGCGTTGAGTGGGTCTCCGATGGCCTTGGAAGCTTCACCGTTGCCGATATCGAGAAAGCCGATCGGGGTACCGATGTGATCCTGCACCTCAAAGAGGGTGAGGATGAGTTCTTAGATGACTGGCGTCTGCGCTCGATCATTGGTAAATACTCAGATCACATCAATGTTTCGGTAGAGATGTACAAAGAGGCGACCGAAGAGCAGGAAGGCCCGGATGGTAACAAGATCCCGGCTGAGCCTGCGGCCTGGGAGCAGGTCAACAAGGCGACCGCCCTGTGGACTCGCTCACAAAACGAGCTCGGCGATGAAGATTACAAAGAGTTTTATAAGCATGTGGCCCATGACTTCAGCGATCCGCTGATCTGGGGTCATAATAAGGTTGAGGGGAACCAGGAATACACCAGCCTGCTGTATATCCCATCTCAGGCACCCTTTGATATGTGGACCCGTGAGCAGAAGCATGGCCTTAAGCTCTATGTTCAGCGGGTGTTCGTGATGGATGATGCTGACCAATTTATGCCATCATACCTTCGTTTCGTGAAGGGGGTTCTGGATTCCAACGATCTGCCGCTGAACGTATCCCGTGAGATCCTGCAGGACAACAAGATCACCGCATCTTTGCGTAAGGCTTGTACCAAGCGGGTTCTGACCATGCTGTCGAAGCTGGCTAAGGATGACGCCGAAAAGTATCAGAGCTTCTGGGGTCAGTTTGGTCGCGTGCTCAAAGAGGGACCGGCGGAAGATTTCGCCAATCGCGAGAAGATCGCCTCTTTGCTGCGCTTTGCCAGCACCCACAATGACTCGGATCTGCAGAATGTCTCCCTGGATGAGTACATCGAGCGGATGCCTGAGGGTCAGGAGAAGATCTACTTCATCACCGCCGATAGCTATGCTGCTGCATCTCACAGCCCACACCTTGAGATCTTCCGCAAGAAGGGCATCGAGGTTCTGCTGCTGTCCGATCGCGTCGATGAGTGGCTGATGAGTCATCTGACCGACTATAAAGAGAAGCAGTTTGTTTCTGTGACCCGTGGTGAGCTGGATCTGGGTAACCTGGATGATAAAGAGGACCAGGAGCAGCAAAAAGAGCTGGAAGACTCCTTCTCAAGCTTCATCGAGCGCACCAAGGAGACCCTGGGTGACAAGGTGAAGGATGTGCGGATCACCCACCGTCTGACCGACAGCCCCTGCTGTGTGGTGACCGGTGATCACGATATGTCGACTCAGATGATGAAGCTGATGCAGGCGGCCGGGCAGACCCTGCCACAGCAGAAGTATATTCTGGAGGTGAACCCTGAGCACCCGCTGATCAAGCGCGTGGCAGACACCCAGGATGACGCCGAGTTCGCCGAGTGGCTGGATGTGTTGCTGGGTCAGGCTCAGCTCTCTGAGCAGGGCGGTCTGGAAGATCCATCCGTGTTTGTGGCTCAACTCAATAAGCTGCTGCTGAAGTAA